AGTTTCCGAGTAGGGAATTGCTTTTGTCTTTTGAATCTTTATTAGCATGCAGTTACATTAACATCCTTAAATTCGAGGTGAAATGAGTGTGATAACTAATTGACTTTTGTGATATGTTATGCTAGAAGGAAGCACGATAGTAGAAAGTGATCTGTTTGTGATTAGAAATTCTCGGATATAAAAAGTTCACTACTAACTTAATAGTTGTGAACGTACCATATCTATCTTCTTGTTATTGTAATACCAGGAAGGCTAATATTCGTCTTCTTACAGGATGATATGATATATTCTAATGTAACCTTGCTTCTACTCGATTTTCAGCAATTCCACTCAAGGTTAAGCAGAAGATCAGAGCCGGATGATATACTACTACCTGAAGTCACTCATGTGAATCTTACAAAATTAGAGATAAATGGATATCAGGGCGAGGAGCATGAGAAAGTGCTCTTAAAGTATTTGGTTGATTCTGCAGTTAAGCTTGATCTCCTCGTGATCAGTCCACGAATGAAGTTGTACAGCGGCTTAAATGATTGGCgttatataaattcaaatactTCTGACAACAGAGTGAGCTTGGAACAGCTTCAAGAACTCCATTCAATAGTTCCCAAGGCCGTTCGGGTAAAATACTGCGATTGATGCATTTATCTTTGTGCTTGATGTTTTCAGTTACATGTGTAAAGAGTAACCAGCATTTCAGGCATGTTAACCCCCTTTATATACAGAACAATCCTAGTTATAAGCGGGAAAAAATCGCTGGTAGTAAGTTGTAACATTCGTGTCAGAGTGACTCGGACTGTACAGTGAATACATAGTAGTAGTACATTGCACTTAAAGAAGGTAGATTAACTGTGAAGATTAGTGCAAAGTAGGTCAAGTCTTCACTAATGAGGACAAATCTCAATGCAAGCACGATAATGGCATGAAAAGACAGGACTAAGAGTAGTAAAATTAACGATACATAATGTCAATATTTTGCATAAATTCACACAATTACATAATTATACAAGGGTACGGGTCCATGACATTCATgtgttaataatatatattcaacgGAGAAAAATTGCTGGATAGTTTAactctaaattttttatgtatatacCGGGGAGTTACAGTATCATTCAACCAAAAAATGCCTTATCTTAGAATTTCAAATGCATGCTGGTATCATTCATATGTTATGCACCGGCCGTGAGTCACGGTATCATTCAACGAAAAATCTATTCTATCTTAGAATTTCAAATGTGTGCTGGTATCATTCATATGTTCTGCACCGACCCGTCATTGTATAATTACATATACATAGCTAGTGTATGCTTTTGTTTGTTATATATAGGGATGCAAGAAGTGTTGAGTTTATAAGTGATGCAAAGTTGCAACTAACCAAAGCAAAGAGCACACATATTCCTTAGGAGTGAAAAAACGTGCTAGTGCAAGCTTTCTTCATCTATCCAGATGTGGACTTGATAAATCATCTTTCGGCTAATCTAACGATTTTGTAATTATGCATATTTCACGTTCAATTACTTGAAACTACGAAGATATGGCTGAAACTAGGAGGAGGCTGATCTAGGCCGAAACTTCAAttttatcacaaaaaaaaaaaatatttttctctttaAATTTCCGTTCATGATTTTTTTAAGCATTAGCAATTTTATTCATACGAGCCATTTTAATTTCTGGTTCCGTCACAGAAAGTTAATAATAGTACAATAAATGGATGTTGTACTTTGATATCACAATTTCAAGTAAATAATGTTTTAAATATCGAATCCAAAAAACATGATCTCATATTTTACTTTATAGCGATATAttgtataacatttatatatatttttttaaaacgtTACACGAACACCTTAACACGATATGATTCAGCGTCTTAGAGTGATATTGAGCATCATATTTTCAAAACGTAATATTCAGAATATATTAACACTAATTATCCGGGACTTTTTCTCACGGTGAATCTTGTAGACCAACCATAGTGCTGGTGTTTGGTCATCATTTTCCAAATCATTGTCCCCGACCCACCAAGAATACACAGCAAAACAAACCTTAACAAAGAGAGCTGACCTGCCCATATAAAtccaatatatattacaaaattcccataaaaaaaaaatatccccCCATCTCAACTTGCATATCCATGTCACACATCTCTGTGAAGATCTGTACCTGTACTTTATAAGCGTGGAGGAATAAACCACTTGTATTTAAAGCACACCCTTCTCAATCACTCCATTAAATTATTCCGACATAAATCCCGAGTGAGCCAGAATCGAACTCAGAACCCGAAATCCCGAAAAGTCTTTGCCACCTTTCTTCCGCTAAGACCCAAAGGTACTTTCTTCCCACCCCCCTCATCCAAGGGTCTTCCACATGCATTCTTTGTTTCTACTACCTTTTCTCAAAAAACATACCTCATGTCTTGACATGGTCCCAGCACCTACTCCTTAATAAACTTCTTCTCATTTTATGCAAAAATCACCCAACTTTCATTTGCACCAAAGTCATAACAAAAGTCTTTGTTTTCAAACAATTCATTCATTGCAAGGTTAGCTGATGTGCATGTGCCCTTATGCAGCAGGGAAAATGTTTACCAGATCATACACATTTACACATACATAAATTAATCAAGAGCCTAGGGGACAGAACCACACTTAAGATCCAagagattttattttaaagtattaAAGAACATTAGTGCTTCTACTTTAATGGGGTCTGATTAGCTTTGTTATTATTGTCATCTGTCAGTTCTGTCCTTTGCAGTTTGGCCTGATTTGTTCTGGTCTGCTCTCAGTGCTTACATTAATACAAGACTGCAAGGCTTTCTTCTTCTAGTGAGTTCTTAGTGTCATTACTCTTCTTGTTTTGGATTAATTATGGGTAATTATTAATCAGTATAGTACCATGATTAGTACAATCCCAGTTCCTTTATTTCATTAAATTGTGCTTTATTTACATTCTGACATGTGCAATTTAACAGAAAGGTTGAAACTTTGGCAATTCTGAAACAAGGGTCAGGAGAATTTCAAGAAGAGAGAGCTATGATGAAGCATAATTCAGCAATGAAGAATGAAGAAGAGACTTTGAGTGTTTCAATCTCCACACCCCCACCAAGGTTTAGAGTTTCTGGTTCATCTAAGTCCAAGAATTTGCAGAAGACTGAGGTTTTGAATGGCGGGGTTTCGGTATCTTGTTCACCTCAATCAAGAAGAGCTAATTCAGTGCCTCCTAGAGATGCTGTTCAGAATGGTAGTAGTAGCCAAAAGATGATTAGGAGGTCAATTTTGAATAACAGGCCTAAATCTGGAGAAGGGTGTGTTTCTGGGTCTCAAGGTGGTAGAGAATTTGAAGAGATTAAGGTTGTGCATAGGTCTGTCAGCCGAGGTGTTGTTGAGTCGTATGCTCGACCTAACAAAAACACGAAAAAGAGGAGTGATATAGATATGGTAGATGTGAAGAAGGTACTTGAGGAAAAGCTTGACCAAAAGGAGATTTTGATTAGGGAGTTGCAGTCTGAGGTATTGGAATTGAAGGCAGAGTTAGGTAGATCACAGAGCTTGAATGCTGAGCTTCAATCACGAAACAAGAAGCTCTCCGATGACCTTGCTTTAGCTGAAGCTAAGAATACTGACCTAACTACTACCAAGGAGGTAAGAATGCAGTCCTCATTCCTGTAAAATTGTCATTTCTTGTTGGTTCTTATGaaaattctgttttttttttatctgacatgacaaaaaattatcatagaaGCAAATCCTGCATAAATCTATGTAGGTGTCTTGAGACTGATCTATGTTGTTCAATTGTTTTGTATCTTCTTGAAGAAGGATTTGGTTGCAGAAATTCCCAGTTCCAAATTCAAGGACATTCAGAAACTAATTGCCAACAAGCTGGAAAGTTCGATGGCTAAAAAGGATAGTGTCATTGAAACGAGTACTAAAATCGCCCCAACAGCTGCAACAAGAAGTCCAGGGGCTGGCATTGCAAATGTACAACCAAAATTTTATGATTGCCCTTCTAACCTGCCACCGCCACCTCCTCCACCCCTGCCACCACGGCGAGCTGCTAAAGCAGCTTCCCCCAGAAAGGCTTCTCCAGTCGTAGAAATGTTCCAGGCCTTGACAACAAAAAAGGGTAAAAACCCTTCAGTGGGTGGAAATTACAGTAAACAGATTGCTAGTAGTGCACATAACAGCATTGTTGGAGAAATACAAAATCGTTCAGCACATCTGTTAGCTGTAAGAATCTGATTATGTTAATCATATGAGAGGCCTTAGATTTTTTACTCTGTGTGTTTATTGTAAACCGACTATCATTGCAGATAAAATCAGACATCGAAACCAGAGGAGAGTTTATAGAAAGCCTCATCCAGAAAGTCCTGGCTGCTGCCTATCAAGACATCGAAGATGTTCTTCAGTTTGTGGATTGGCTTGACAACGAACTCTCATCACTGGTAATTTTTCATTCAGGGTTGATTAATCTCCGCGTATAAATGTTATTATTTTGGTAATATTCTTGCACTTTTGCAATACACAGGCTGATGAGCGAGCAGTACTGAGGCATTTCCAGTGGCCTGAGAAGAAAGCCGATGCCATGAGAGAAGCTGCAATTGAGTATCGGAGTCTTAAACTGTTAGAAACCGAAGTTTATTCCTACAAGGATGATACAACTGTTCCATGTGGAACTGCCTTGAAGAAGATGGCCGGCTTACTAGATAAGTACGTACAGTTTTTCACCTATTCTGCTTTCATCTATCGCGGAGTAGGAAGCAATAATTAGCTTCTTGTTACGTCTCATGGTGTAGGTCAGAGCGGAGCATACAGAGACTAATCAAACTGCGTAACTCAGTCATGGCAACTTACAAGAACCACAAGATACCAACTGACTGGATGCTGGACTCCGGGACTGTTGCCAAGGTTGGTTTTTAAGAGTCACTGGTAACCATGTTTTCTGCAGAATTGAAAGACTAACATCTTGCTATGGTTTCTTACACTTGACTTTGGCTTATTATGAATGATATCTCAGATAAAGCAGGCTTCAAGAATGCTTGCGAAGATGTATATGAAGCGGGTCATCTTAGAGCTAGAGTCCTTTCGATACTCAGAAAGAGAATCAACACAAGAAGCATTTCTGCTTCAGGGTGTGCATTTCGCATATAGGGCTCACCAGGTATACGTTTTGCAACATCTTAAGTTTTAGGAGATCCGCTAAACTTAACAGTCTTCCTCGTATTCGTTTCCCTACAAAActtgaaattttcaagaaacagCACATGAAGAGACCTACTTGCTATTCCCTAACAGCAGATAATCTGTTGAtcacatgtttttaattttgctAACCGAGATCATTGGAATGAGGATCATGATACCCATGCATTGTATACCTGCAGTTCTCAGGAGGTCTAGATTCAGAAACCCTGTGTGCCTTCGAAGAGATCAGGCAGCGCGTTCCAGGGCATCTGCAGAGTTCTCGAGAAATCTTTTCTGCAATACCATTGTCATAAAGGGAAGGTGATAAATCCTTGTAAATGCAAATAATGCACCCTGTCATTAGTATCACTGCATTTCCCTTTGCCATGATCAGAAGATTGTGAAAGAGCTTGCAGACAGAGATCAACCATATGGAAAATGAAAAGATAGACCAATGTTGCAATAAATATTACATTATTATCCTTCTTTTTCATATgaataacaataaaattttgatatagactgtcaatgtaatataatctAAATGCTGTAATAGTTCTTCCATATTAACTTTAGTTCTCATATGACTAAAACATC
This genomic window from Daucus carota subsp. sativus chromosome 7, DH1 v3.0, whole genome shotgun sequence contains:
- the LOC108195853 gene encoding uncharacterized protein LOC108195853 — protein: MKLLPEGVTSLINIKHLVLTVLPFQDKDMLSWLTYILKAAPLLTNLQLNQFHSRLSRRSEPDDILLPEVTHVNLTKLEINGYQGEEHEKVLLKYLVDSAVKLDLLVISPRMKLYSGLNDWRYINSNTSDNRVSLEQLQELHSIVPKAVRVKYCD
- the LOC108195852 gene encoding INCREASED PETAL GROWTH ANISOTROPY 1-like protein 1 isoform X1; the protein is MMKHNSAMKNEEETLSVSISTPPPRFRVSGSSKSKNLQKTEVLNGGVSVSCSPQSRRANSVPPRDAVQNGSSSQKMIRRSILNNRPKSGEGCVSGSQGGREFEEIKVVHRSVSRGVVESYARPNKNTKKRSDIDMVDVKKVLEEKLDQKEILIRELQSEVLELKAELGRSQSLNAELQSRNKKLSDDLALAEAKNTDLTTTKEKDLVAEIPSSKFKDIQKLIANKLESSMAKKDSVIETSTKIAPTAATRSPGAGIANVQPKFYDCPSNLPPPPPPPLPPRRAAKAASPRKASPVVEMFQALTTKKGKNPSVGGNYSKQIASSAHNSIVGEIQNRSAHLLAIKSDIETRGEFIESLIQKVLAAAYQDIEDVLQFVDWLDNELSSLADERAVLRHFQWPEKKADAMREAAIEYRSLKLLETEVYSYKDDTTVPCGTALKKMAGLLDKSERSIQRLIKLRNSVMATYKNHKIPTDWMLDSGTVAKIKQASRMLAKMYMKRVILELESFRYSERESTQEAFLLQGVHFAYRAHQFSGGLDSETLCAFEEIRQRVPGHLQSSREIFSAIPLS
- the LOC108195852 gene encoding INCREASED PETAL GROWTH ANISOTROPY 1-like protein 1 isoform X2, with product MMKHNSAMKNEEETLSVSISTPPPRFRVSGSSKSKNLQKTEVLNGGVSVSCSPQSRRANSVPPRDAVQNGSSSQKMIRRSILNNRPKSGEGCVSGSQGGREFEEIKVVHRSVSRGVVESYARPNKNTKKRSDIDMVDVKKVLEEKLDQKEILIRELQSEVLELKAELGRSQSLNAELQSRNKKLSDDLALAEAKNTDLTTTKEDLVAEIPSSKFKDIQKLIANKLESSMAKKDSVIETSTKIAPTAATRSPGAGIANVQPKFYDCPSNLPPPPPPPLPPRRAAKAASPRKASPVVEMFQALTTKKGKNPSVGGNYSKQIASSAHNSIVGEIQNRSAHLLAIKSDIETRGEFIESLIQKVLAAAYQDIEDVLQFVDWLDNELSSLADERAVLRHFQWPEKKADAMREAAIEYRSLKLLETEVYSYKDDTTVPCGTALKKMAGLLDKSERSIQRLIKLRNSVMATYKNHKIPTDWMLDSGTVAKIKQASRMLAKMYMKRVILELESFRYSERESTQEAFLLQGVHFAYRAHQFSGGLDSETLCAFEEIRQRVPGHLQSSREIFSAIPLS